The proteins below are encoded in one region of Lactuca sativa cultivar Salinas chromosome 3, Lsat_Salinas_v11, whole genome shotgun sequence:
- the LOC111915446 gene encoding uncharacterized protein LOC111915446, producing the protein MQTEKILLISPQNFCILFLKYIRMDCSTSYSSSSSTIIRHIRSISLPNRSHPSTLHFEEEFINFKNLEASISSVQTTDTICDALLGLERLHTYVNDHINLPLTRQALSHEKHQKFVDKLLDQSMMLLDVCGSVRDAMQQFKQHLRDLQSAQRRGKGDMSINTSFFNKMRKDTRRTLSSLKQISNKMGDTSLLNLDHQLSDVIRSLRDTSLVSISVYESIMSLTSALVSKPKPLRWSIVSNLIHKDTIESVDHPQVSIEALECHIDVIENGLECVFRSLIKTRAGLLNTHSH; encoded by the coding sequence ATGCAGACAGAAAAAATACTTTTGATATCACCACAGAACTTTTGCATTCTATTCTTGAAATATATCAGAATGGATTGTTCAACCTcttattcttcttcatcatccacCATTATTCGCCATATTCGATCAATTAGTTTGCCTAACCGATCACATCCAAGCACTCTTCATTTTGAAGAAGAGTTCATCAACTTCAAAAACTTGGAGGCTTCTATCTCTTCGGTGCAAACTACAGATACAATATGTGATGCTTTACTAGGCCTGGAAAGATTACATACATATGTTAATGATCATATCAATTTGCCACTGACCAGACAAGCCCTTTCTCACGAAAAGCATCAGAAATTTGTTGATAAGTTGTTGGATCAATCGATGATGCTTTTGGATGTCTGTGGCTCCGTAAGAGATGCCATGCAACAATTCAAACAACATCTACGAGACCTTCAATCGGCTCAGAGAAGGGGCAAGGGGGACATGAGCATCAACACTTCGTTCTTCAATAAAATGAGGAAGGATACCAGAAGAACACTTTCCTCACTTAAGCAAATCAGTAACAAGATGGGGGACACCAGTCTCTTAAATCTAGATCACCAACTCTCAGATGTGATTAGGTCACTAAGAGATACTAGCTTAGTGAGCATCTCTGTGTATGAATCAATCATGTCACTTACCTCGGCTTTGGTCTCAAAACCAAAGCCTTTAAGATGGTCAATAGTTTCAAATTTGATCCACAAAGACACCATAGAGAGTGTGGATCACCCTCAAGTTTCAATTGAGGCTCTAGAGTGCCACATTGATGTCATTGAGAATGGTTTGGAGTGCGTCTTTAGGAGCTTGATTAAAACAAGAGCCGGTCTCCTAAATACCCACTCGCACTAG